CGCCTACGAGCTGGACGATGCGCCCGCCTTCGAGCGCTTCGTGCTGGTGACCTCCGACAAGCCCTTCGACGTGCAGACCGTGCTCGAGGCCGCGCGCGCGCTCGCCCGCGACCCCGCGCAGGCGCACACCCTCCCGCTCCAGCTCCCCGCGGGCCTCGAGCAGTCCTCCTTCACCGTGGAGAAGCCCTCGCGATGATCGCCCCCGCTGTCGTCCTCCTCGCTGCGGCGCTCGCCGCCGCGCCCGCTGCCCCTCCGCGCGAGGTGCGCCGCGTGGCGCTGCTCGTGGGCACCAACGACGGCGGCCCCGAGCGGGTGCGACTGCGCTACGCGGCCTCGGACGCCGAGGCCCTGGGCCGCGTGCTCGACGAGCTGGGCGGCGTCGCACCGCAGGACGAGGTGCTCCTGCTCGAGGTGAACCGCAAGGGCTTCTACGAGGGCCTCGAGAAGCTGCGCACCCTCCTGGGCGAGGCGAAGCTCTCCGGCCGGCGCACCGAGGCGCTCGTCTACTACTCGGGTCACTCGGACGAGGAGGGGCTGCTCCTGCGCGGAGACCGCGTGAGCTACGGCGAGCTGCGCCAGGCGCTCGCGGAGCTGCCGGCGGACGTGCGCATCGCCATCCTCGACTCCTGCGCGAGCGGCACGCTGGCGCGGCGCAAGGGCGGTGTGAAGCGGCCCGCCTTCCTCGTGGACGCCTCCAGCACCGTGCAGGGCCAGGCCATCCTCACCTCCAGCAGCGCGGACGAGGTGAGCCAGGAGTCCGACCGCGTGGGCGGCTCCTTCTTCACCCACAACCTCGTCTCGGGCCTGCGCGGCGCGGCGGACGTGACGGGGGACGGCCGGGTGACGCTGCACGAGGCCTACCAGTTCGCCTTCCACGAGACGCTCGCGCGCACCGAGAAGACGCAGGCCGGCGCGCAGCACCCCGCCTACGACATGGAGCTCGCGGGCGCGGGAGATCTCGTCATGACGGACGTGCGCTCCACCTCCGCGGGCCTGGTGCTCTCGGACTCGCTCGAGGGGCGCCTCTTCATCCGCGACGCGGAGGGCCGGCTCGCGGTGGAGCTGAACAAGCTCCCCGGGCGCCCCATGGAGCTGGGGCTCGCGCCGGGCGCCTACACGGTGGCGCGCGAGCTGGGCGGGCGCTCCTCGCGCGCGGCGCTGCAGCTGCGCGAGGGCGGGCGCACGGCATTGCGCACCGAGGACTTCGGCGCGGTGACGGGTGAGCTCACCGTGTCGCGCGGGGACGTGCCGAAGGAGGTGACGGCGGACGTGCCCGGTGAGGCGCCGCGGCACCGGGCGCAGGCCTTCAACATCGGCTTCGTGCCGGGCCTGCAGACCAACTCGCTCTTCGAGGGGCCGGTGGACAACCGCGTCTCGCTCTCGCTCGGCGTGGCGACCAACGCGCGCCTGGACGGGCTGGCGCTCGCGCTGGGCGCGAACTGGACGGCGGCGGACGCGCACGGCGTGCAGGCCAGCATCGGCGGCAACCACACCGGCACGGACCTCAACGGCGCGCAGTTCTCGGTGGGCTTCAACCACGTGGGCGGGGACGTGCACGGCGTGCAGGGCACCGTGGGGGTGAACCACGCGGGCGGCAACGTGGGCCTCGGGCAGGTGGCGGTGGGAGGCAACAGCGCGGGCGGCGGGCTCGAGGGCTTCCAGCTCTCCGTCGGCTACAACGCGGTGGCCGGCAGCACGCTGGGCCTGCAGACCGCGGTGGGCGGCAACGTGACGCGCGGCTCGCTGCGGGGCGTGCAGCTGGGCGTGGGTGCGAACGTGGTGGGCACCGCGGTGGAGGGGCTGCAGCTCGGCGTCGGCGCGAACGTGGCCGGAAGCGACCTGCAGGGCGTACAGGTGGCCGCGGGGGCGAACGTGGTGGGGCGCCGGCTGGACGGGCTGCAGCTGTCCTCGGGGTTCAACCGCGCGGCGGACCTGCACGGCGTGCAGGTGGGCCTCATCAACGTGGGCGGGGACGTCTCGGGCAGCCAGGTGGGCCTCATCAACGTGGCCACCCGCGCGAGCGGGCTGCAGCTGGGGCTCGTGAACGTGGCCGGGACGATGAAGGGCGCGCCCGTCGGCATCCTCAACTTCATGGGCAACGGGCAGCTGCACGGCGAGCTGTACGGCAGCGACATCACGCAGCTCAACCTGGACGTGAAGCTGGGCAGCGAGCACGTCTACACGGTGTTCACCGGGGGGCTGGGGGAGAAGCGCGGCGGGCAGGATGAGTTTGCCTCGCTGGGCATCGGCCTCGGCGTGCACCTGGTGGCCACCGAGCGGCTCTTCGTGGACGTGGACGCGCTGGCCTCGTCCATCTACGTGGACCGCAAGTGGGACTCGCACTGGCTGCTCGCGCAGCTGCGGGTGAAGGCCGGCTACCAGATCGCGCGCCGCTTCGCCGTCATCGGCGGGCCCACGCTCAACGTGCAGACGGCGTTCGACGACCACGAGCCGCTCCCCTTCGGCAAGCTCGTCATCACCGAGGGGCACCAGGTGCGCATCACCCCCGGCCTGCAGCTGGGCGTGCGCATCTAGCCTGGAGACAGGGGCGCGCAGCCCCCGTCAATGTCCCCTCCCCCCTGGGAGAGGGAAAGGGTGAGGGAAGAGGGCTTTTCCAGGGTGCCTCCGCGCTGAACTAGCGTAGCCGCATGTCCCCTGAGCTCACCGTCGAGCGTGATTACCTGCGCGTGGCCACGTGCCTCATGGCCGCCCATGGCGTCGGCGTGACGCTGATCATCCCGCTCGTGCTCACCGCACCCGAAGTGCTGGAGATGGGCCTCGCAGCCTGGGCCTACCTGCTGGGGCCCTTCATCCTCGCGCTCGTGCCCTTCTGCTGGCGGTGTCAGAGGTGGGCGCTGCTCGCGAGCCCCCTGCTGGTGGCGCTGTATGGCATCGCGCCCATGCGGCACCTCGCCACGCTGCGCGGGAGCCTGCATGGCGGAGAGGCCATCTTCTGGATGATGCAGTGGGGCTCCTGGCTCGGTGCCGCGGTGGTCCTCGCGTTCGTCGCCGCCGGGCGTCGGGCGCTCCAACCCGTGGGCCTGGCAAAAAAGAACGGGGGCAGGTGACACGGTGCAGCGCCTCCGGTGTTTCCCTCGGCGTCACTCCTTCCGAGGAAGCACCGAACCATGTCCTACCTCCCCGCCGTGCTGGCCCAGGCCGCACCCGCCAACCATCTCGGTTGGCTCACCACGAAGCTCCTCGGCGTCACGCTCAGCAGCGCCGAGTGGGTGCTGTGGGTGCTGGTTGCCCTCTCCATCCTCTCCATCGCGCTCATGCTGGAGCGCGCGGTGTACTTCGCGCGTCACCGCCTGAAGGACTCCGAGCTGCTCGCCCTGCAGCTCGCCCGCGGCGAGTACGACGCCGTTCGGGCCGCGGTGGGCAACCGCACGGGCCTCGAGGCCGCGGTGATCCGCGAGGGCCTGGCAAGCCTCGCCAAGGGCCCGGACACGGTGGAGCAGGTCATCGCGTCCACGGTCGCCCGCGAGCGCCCGCAGTACGAGCGCTTCCTCTCGTTCCTGGGGACGCTGGGCAACAACGCGCCCTTCATCGGCCTCTTCGGCACGGTGCTCGGCATCATCAAGGCCTTCAACGACCTGGGCTCGGTCACCGCGAAGGGCGGTGCGATGCAGCAGACCGTCATGGCCGGCATCTCCGAGGCGCTGGTCGCGACTGCCGTGGGC
This region of Aggregicoccus sp. 17bor-14 genomic DNA includes:
- a CDS encoding MotA/TolQ/ExbB proton channel family protein; amino-acid sequence: MSYLPAVLAQAAPANHLGWLTTKLLGVTLSSAEWVLWVLVALSILSIALMLERAVYFARHRLKDSELLALQLARGEYDAVRAAVGNRTGLEAAVIREGLASLAKGPDTVEQVIASTVARERPQYERFLSFLGTLGNNAPFIGLFGTVLGIIKAFNDLGSVTAKGGAMQQTVMAGISEALVATAVGLAVAIPAVVAFNLFNRQLKTLTSRTNALGYALVGSLRAQPVSSAPRVVAGGR
- a CDS encoding caspase family protein, giving the protein MIAPAVVLLAAALAAAPAAPPREVRRVALLVGTNDGGPERVRLRYAASDAEALGRVLDELGGVAPQDEVLLLEVNRKGFYEGLEKLRTLLGEAKLSGRRTEALVYYSGHSDEEGLLLRGDRVSYGELRQALAELPADVRIAILDSCASGTLARRKGGVKRPAFLVDASSTVQGQAILTSSSADEVSQESDRVGGSFFTHNLVSGLRGAADVTGDGRVTLHEAYQFAFHETLARTEKTQAGAQHPAYDMELAGAGDLVMTDVRSTSAGLVLSDSLEGRLFIRDAEGRLAVELNKLPGRPMELGLAPGAYTVARELGGRSSRAALQLREGGRTALRTEDFGAVTGELTVSRGDVPKEVTADVPGEAPRHRAQAFNIGFVPGLQTNSLFEGPVDNRVSLSLGVATNARLDGLALALGANWTAADAHGVQASIGGNHTGTDLNGAQFSVGFNHVGGDVHGVQGTVGVNHAGGNVGLGQVAVGGNSAGGGLEGFQLSVGYNAVAGSTLGLQTAVGGNVTRGSLRGVQLGVGANVVGTAVEGLQLGVGANVAGSDLQGVQVAAGANVVGRRLDGLQLSSGFNRAADLHGVQVGLINVGGDVSGSQVGLINVATRASGLQLGLVNVAGTMKGAPVGILNFMGNGQLHGELYGSDITQLNLDVKLGSEHVYTVFTGGLGEKRGGQDEFASLGIGLGVHLVATERLFVDVDALASSIYVDRKWDSHWLLAQLRVKAGYQIARRFAVIGGPTLNVQTAFDDHEPLPFGKLVITEGHQVRITPGLQLGVRI